Genomic DNA from Lactuca sativa cultivar Salinas chromosome 8, Lsat_Salinas_v11, whole genome shotgun sequence:
GGAGGCAGAAACTTGCGGTGTTTTGGCGCAAAAAATACGTTGtaaagagagagtttagagagagggtgaaaagggtggaatgaagtccattcccccttatatatggtttggagttgaagctcagtgggaatctacccgatactgccgttaaacggggcttttggtcgcacccgatttagtggtcgtaataaaattaactttttccaaattaatatggaaatgtaaagtaagtgtttttatttactgtattacgactataacgtcataaaaatataaataaataaaacatttatttatttggcgacctctaattaacggaacttttataaaatggaatattccgttaacggaaacggggtaatgtaacggaataaactttgggttgacACAATGGGATACGGGGTCCGagccatggactcagcgagtaggccctatttgggcaaaaaccctaacccgagcattgtcaccctatttaagcacattAACTCGGCCCCTTGTccttaacacttccagagagttgTAGTGAGAGTCCCTAGTCCCCCtcattgttcttgtgagtgagttCTTTCTTGGTGAAGGgaattggagcttagaagaagaaaagaagagttTGAAGAGTGCAAGAGAGGGAGTAGATCTGAAATCTACTTTGGGAGAAAGTTGCATTCAGGTAGTAAAGTctctaccttgatctttagttcattagatcccattttgtcccaattttgtggttttcaagccctaaaaacaCCAAACCccatgtgtttgtgcttaataatccgaaaagacttcagatctagactttatggacgtgttagaagcataaagttgttgtggttgaagtgattgaggaccCCATGGAGTGCATGACCTCTttaagagcttggaattgcatttttgagcttatagggccatgcatgcacgtaaagtttgcaactttacgtgttaggcatgccctaggaacatagatctgtggttttgaagagTTGTATGTCTCAGATTTGGCTCATATAggaaatgggtcaagggactcggcgagtcccaaagtggaactcggcgtgttccatgaagatggccttagactcggcgagttggatgaacaactcggcgagtcctatgaagatttcctggtactcgacgagttgttcttcaaactcgacgagttgttcttcaaactcggcgagttgcatgaactgTTATTGTATACAAAGGGTCTAAGTGTCAGAAGTCCAACCCTTCGTGTTTGCACGTAGGATTAGCAATCTAACGTGTTCCGTTAGTCCCAGAAACCCCAGATCCTCATAAAGGATGTTCGGATAAGGATCTGGATGCGAGTGGGGAGTCTgctcccatggactcggcgagttgtttatggactcggcgagtcggatcgcgagccGGTCCTATCGTCCCGAGTAGTGAGTTAAGGACGATCCAGTGAGTGGGAAGAAGGGACTTGTAGAGTGGAACCGGGTTagtggagaaggactcggcgagtccagtcaactggaagttgaccttgactaaggagttgaccttggtCGAAGGGAGGGTCAGTTATCTGACCTAAGGGTGTGAATGAGAGGCTaacctatgtttatgatttatagccggaggatttctgattcagcagtcaggcgcttagcaagcagacttcAGCAgttactttcgaggtgagttaccttccagtagcggtgggtctacggccacaatttcggcccaccagtaggagttgtatgttagatgattgtctttgtgatatcatctaggtttgctactacctgatatgtttatatgctggcatgatatgttatatgtgatagcggtagtaggaggggaatagtccccaagtttggtcgttaggaccgaagggtagatcggacaccccatatatgtctgataatatgttaggttatgatatatgtgatagtagcagtagggggtgaaatagtccccgaggatcggttgttagaaccgatgggtagtcggcaccccagaatggcttggcatgggtagtcagcaccccataacggCTTGACACAGCcaggtcggcaccctagaatggtcgtaccgggtaggtcgggcaccccagaattgcccggcagtatgtatgatatgtgattgtatggtatgtggtatgtttggggaactcactaagcttcgtgcttacagttttcagttttggtttcaggtacctcttcttcgaaggggaaggagctggcatggtagcggcccatcacacacacgccttgtattccgcattatgagatcctcctgggaatttgtactctgactttattatgtttttatgaaatgcttttcaagacatgcgataacttttatgaaatgatatgatcagtgAACGTTTTATTTTTAAGGTTTGCTaagaatatgttttaaaaatgaaatttttggctcgtatttttgggatgttacatactaaggtaatgattaacataATTTAAGGAAATATGTTTGGTTGGAAAACAAATATGTATCGGTTACCCATTTCCGCCGGTACGCCTAAGTGTTTTGCGGCAAAATAAAtgtgtggctgagaatgattaatttaattttttttttcaattgaaccctcctatatatatatatatatatatatatatatatatatatatatatatatatatatatatatatatatatatatatatatatatatgttcaggttcgtttgagaccatgctaattttgtgagacgagaccaaatctaaaaataattttaaaatgcaaaataacaggaaaatccaaaaaaaaaaaattaattattattttcagaactttagttacttaaaaaaatataaaaaattatcgTTTTTTTAAAtgcgtgaaatattctaatagaatattacactgtgaatattctaatgtgatttttagaatgttagaatattatactatatttgtcagatatgtagaatattctaatattctagaatatgtaaataatgtattttatttttaatttttttggtattttttttttggaaaatataaattcaaaaaataatatttgaaattttttttcgaaaattttcaattattttgcattttaaaaatgtttttttatctacCAAATAAATGATTAGGATTGTGTGtcatggtctcacaaaattaaaccgtctcaaatgaacctaactatatatatatatatatatatatatatatatatatatatatatatatatatatatatatatatatatatatatatatatatatatatatatatagagagagagagagagagagagagagtaataaaacaaaaacttttaaaaGAACTAGTAGCATTGaaagaaattttaaaaataaattttgatcaCAATTAAAAACCCAAAGGGTAAAAAGGTGAAAATACTTGACATTTTTTATGCTCTAGACTTACTTTCTAGAGCGATTATTACTATTGTACTTGACATTTTACAGAGTTACGGGCCCTGCCAAAATGACTTTTCTTCTCCGGACAATCACTCACACTTGACACTCTTACCAAAGAAATTCcatcaaattttcatttttttcactaCTTGATTCCCAAATTCCGCCATGGATGATGACAGTGATCGGAGCTCCGAAGCAACACAACTGGAAGAAAATACAACAGCGGAGGATACGATGCACCACGACGACGACGACGATGATGATCAGAGTGACGCTACTCCATTACAGTATTCTTCTATGTCACCCGAGGAAGATTCAGCTACTTCTCAATCTCTAACCCTAGCAGTATCTGGTACGTAAGTTCGATTTTCTGTAAACTTAACCGattctgttgttgttgttgttgaagtATGCGTATGTGATTAGATTTGTCAGAGGTGCCAATAAAATACGAGATGCAACGCGATGAGTTGGAGCGTTTGAAGGTATACCACTACCGAGCTTCAATTTTTGTGCATTTTAAATTATCCATAAAGTAATCGGAAGCTTCAATTTGATTATGATACTGAAATTAAGAAGAATCGCAGTTACATTACATACAGAATGTTTTCTATTTGATTTTGTCACTCAGAATCAACTTCAAGGAAGTCACCAAGAAGCCCTAGCAACTGTTATAGCTCAAGCTGCTCGTGCTCGTTCCAGGATTCAGATTTCAAATTCACAAGGGCAAATTCAGTTGAATAATGCTGATGTGGCAGAAGCGAAGCAGAACAACACCATTGATGTTCCTAGATCTTTATCTGCTTCACACAATGTTAAGACACAGATTGATGGATATAACTGGAGAAAATATGGTCAGAAACAAGTGAAAAGTCCTCAAGGCTCAAGAAGCTACTACAAATGCACATACAGTAATTGTGATGCTAAGAAGATGGAATCATGTGATGAATACAATTCTGTTACAAAGTTAGTTTACAAAGGCCAACACAAACATGATCCACCTACGAAAATAGTCTCTAACGGAAGCAAGATTTTATCAACTCCAAAAAGAAAATCAATCTCAACACCTGGATTGAAATTAAGCAATTCACAACAAAACCAGAGGCAAGTTAACTACTAAAGTCATGCTATTATCTTTTTCCTCATTATAATAATATTGATTACATATAAACAGAGTGAAGAAAAGCAAAAGCAGTGGAGAGAGTCATGATTGTGttctgaaaaatccaaaaaaaccaAAGTTTATTGTTCATGCAGCCGATGATGTTGAAATCTCAGCAGATGGTTACAGATGGAGGAAGTATGG
This window encodes:
- the LOC111878068 gene encoding probable WRKY transcription factor 26 isoform X2, with product MDDDSDRSSEATQLEENTTAEDTMHHDDDDDDDQSDATPLQYSSMSPEEDSATSQSLTLAVSEVPIKYEMQRDELERLKNQLQGSHQEALATVIAQAARARSRIQISNSQGQIQLNNADVAEAKQNNTIDVPRSLSASHNVKTQIDGYNWRKYGQKQVKSPQGSRSYYKCTYSNCDAKKMESCDEYNSVTKLVYKGQHKHDPPTKIVSNGSKILSTPKRKSISTPGLKLSNSQQNQRVKKSKSSGESHDCVLKNPKKPKFIVHAADDVEISADGYRWRKYGQKMVKGNPHPRNYYKCTCAGCGVTKHIEKAIDGTSNIVITYKGVHDHDKPVPKKRRGHPHPHAHAHAHGVVTFSPSSNMLSTQVSGAESVKRIESTPTLVSVGFEIK
- the LOC111878068 gene encoding probable WRKY transcription factor 32 isoform X1 — translated: MDDDSDRSSEATQLEENTTAEDTMHHDDDDDDDQSDATPLQYSSMSPEEDSATSQSLTLAVSDLSEVPIKYEMQRDELERLKNQLQGSHQEALATVIAQAARARSRIQISNSQGQIQLNNADVAEAKQNNTIDVPRSLSASHNVKTQIDGYNWRKYGQKQVKSPQGSRSYYKCTYSNCDAKKMESCDEYNSVTKLVYKGQHKHDPPTKIVSNGSKILSTPKRKSISTPGLKLSNSQQNQRVKKSKSSGESHDCVLKNPKKPKFIVHAADDVEISADGYRWRKYGQKMVKGNPHPRNYYKCTCAGCGVTKHIEKAIDGTSNIVITYKGVHDHDKPVPKKRRGHPHPHAHAHAHGVVTFSPSSNMLSTQVSGAESVKRIESTPTLVSVGFEIK